In Nostoc sp. UHCC 0926, a single genomic region encodes these proteins:
- a CDS encoding carbon-nitrogen hydrolase family protein: MKSYLAAAIQLTSVPDLQKNLAQAEELIELAVRQGAELVGLPENFSYMGEEKDKLAQGDAIALESEKFLKKMAQRFQITILGGSFPLPVDNTGKVYNTTLLIDPNGQELARYYKVHLFDVDVPDGNTYRESSTVVAGTQLPPVYFSEKLGNLGLSICYDVRFPELYRHLADKGADVMFIPAAFTAFTGKDHWQVLLQARAIENTAYVIAPAQAGNNYARRLTHGHAVIIDPWGVILADAGEKPGIAIAQIKPTRLEQVRRQMPSLQHRVF; encoded by the coding sequence ATGAAATCTTATTTAGCCGCCGCTATTCAATTGACCAGTGTGCCAGATTTACAGAAAAATTTGGCCCAGGCAGAAGAATTAATCGAGCTTGCCGTGCGTCAAGGTGCTGAATTGGTAGGTTTGCCAGAAAACTTTTCCTATATGGGAGAAGAAAAAGACAAACTCGCCCAAGGCGATGCGATCGCTCTTGAAAGTGAGAAATTTCTCAAAAAAATGGCTCAACGCTTTCAAATTACAATCTTGGGCGGCAGCTTTCCACTTCCTGTAGACAATACAGGCAAAGTTTATAACACCACTCTACTTATCGACCCGAACGGTCAAGAACTTGCCCGCTACTACAAAGTCCACCTATTTGATGTTGATGTCCCTGACGGTAACACCTATCGTGAATCCAGCACTGTTGTGGCTGGCACGCAACTACCTCCCGTCTATTTCTCAGAAAAACTCGGTAATTTAGGACTTTCTATTTGTTATGATGTCCGCTTCCCTGAACTATACCGTCATCTAGCAGATAAGGGAGCTGATGTTATGTTTATTCCCGCTGCCTTTACCGCCTTTACTGGCAAAGACCACTGGCAAGTACTACTACAAGCCAGAGCCATCGAAAATACCGCCTACGTCATTGCTCCTGCCCAAGCAGGCAATAACTACGCCCGCCGTCTAACCCACGGACACGCCGTCATTATCGACCCTTGGGGCGTAATTTTAGCCGATGCTGGGGAAAAGCCGGGAATTGCGATCGCACAAATCAAGCCCACTAGGCTCGAACAAGTCCGCCGTCAAATGCCCTCTTTACAACATCGAGTATTTTAG
- the fba gene encoding class II fructose-bisphosphate aldolase (catalyzes the reversible aldol condensation of dihydroxyacetonephosphate and glyceraldehyde 3-phosphate in the Calvin cycle, glycolysis, and/or gluconeogenesis), which produces MALVPLRLLLDHAAENGYGIPAFNVNNLEQIQAIMKAAVETDSPVILQASRGARNYAGENFLRHLILAAVETYPQIPIVMHQDHGNAPATCYSAIKNNFTSVMMDGSLEADAKTPASFEYNVNVTREVVNVAHALGVSVEGELGCLGSLETGAGEAEDGHGFEGTLDHSQLLTDPDEAVDFVEATQVDALAVAIGTSHGAYKFTRKPTGEILAISRIEEIHRRLPNTHLVMHGSSSVPEDLLALINQYGGAIPETYGVPVEEIQKGIKSGVRKVNIDTDNRLAITAAVREALAKKPEEFDPRHFLKPSITYMQKVCTERYQQFGTAGNASKIKQISLEDFAAKYAKGELNVITKAAAKV; this is translated from the coding sequence ATGGCGCTTGTACCACTGCGGCTGCTGTTGGATCACGCAGCTGAAAACGGTTACGGCATCCCAGCTTTCAACGTTAACAATTTGGAGCAGATTCAGGCGATCATGAAGGCTGCTGTCGAGACAGATAGCCCCGTAATTTTGCAAGCTTCACGCGGCGCTCGTAATTATGCAGGAGAAAACTTTCTCCGCCACCTGATTTTGGCAGCCGTAGAAACCTATCCTCAGATTCCCATTGTCATGCACCAAGATCATGGTAATGCGCCTGCTACCTGCTACTCAGCAATTAAGAACAACTTCACCAGCGTGATGATGGATGGTTCTTTAGAAGCTGATGCGAAGACCCCCGCTAGCTTCGAGTACAACGTCAATGTTACCCGCGAAGTTGTAAATGTAGCTCATGCTTTGGGTGTCAGCGTTGAAGGTGAACTCGGTTGTTTGGGTTCTCTAGAAACTGGTGCTGGTGAAGCTGAAGATGGTCACGGGTTTGAAGGTACACTCGACCACTCTCAACTGTTAACTGACCCCGATGAAGCTGTTGACTTCGTAGAAGCAACCCAAGTAGATGCTTTGGCAGTTGCCATTGGTACTAGCCACGGTGCTTACAAGTTTACCCGCAAGCCGACTGGGGAAATTTTGGCAATCAGCCGCATTGAAGAAATTCACCGCCGTCTGCCTAACACCCACTTGGTAATGCACGGTTCTTCTTCTGTACCTGAAGATTTGCTTGCACTGATTAACCAGTATGGTGGTGCAATTCCTGAAACCTACGGTGTACCTGTAGAAGAGATCCAAAAAGGTATTAAGAGTGGTGTACGTAAAGTAAACATCGACACCGACAACCGTTTGGCTATTACTGCTGCTGTACGTGAAGCTTTGGCTAAAAAACCAGAGGAGTTTGACCCCCGTCACTTCCTCAAGCCTTCTATTACATATATGCAGAAGGTTTGTACTGAACGCTATCAGCAATTTGGCACGGCTGGGAACGCAAGCAAGATCAAGCAAATTTCTTTGGAAGATTTTGCTGCTAAGTATGCTAAAGGTGAACTCAACGTTATTACCAAGGCAGCTGCTAAAGTTTAA